A genomic window from Euwallacea fornicatus isolate EFF26 chromosome 30, ASM4011564v1, whole genome shotgun sequence includes:
- the LOC136347923 gene encoding signal-induced proliferation-associated 1-like protein 1 isoform X3, which produces MPTDCCSVFHVAVPRLRITARRWHTTDQVIKCGTYSEPLGHHFQRDGMIGLQECGPAPPRAPVTTRERTAQAVEYYNTHVHRAWANAGLSASRSSFNDRHHHYSAPRRAHQPSSDALCRSNSSLELLDQNGRPFKSSSPPLRREYGSHGSIDVIDRPTGVQVKNEFFEMLQDYRPAVLAGTDQRSPGPFEYLAGKVDSEEQQDGNAHGGSYPQSPKLRSKLGRFWNNNGNISGGANSSMVKSQRQTMDDSIVSTSSSSVIFSQEAEEISRRRAFAHYDCQSLTTTLNYAVRLRRNHLAKRRNTTTGASAASMIIRSSTPDDDGGDDNGDGQSNDLVKNCRYFRNEVGGEEERIVSLSRLQNGHKSHGRPLHKPQLAYGVAILEFPPGETHWRHSTCPYQRFPRPIENVDQGALYYRKYFAGQDHQNWFGTDEQLGPVAISIKREKVIHPENQLTTTLTQYQYRLVIRTSELQTLRGAVLEDAIPNIKASNHPKTLNTKEVLEYVAPEIQLTSLRLGVQSQTIVDQLLKLDEQGLTNHYKVGIMYCKAGQSTEEEMYNNQEAGPAFTEFLETIGKKVKLQGFEKYKAGLDTKADSTGFYSVYAQYQDCEIMFHVSTMLPFTPNNRQQLLRKRHIGNDIVTIVFQEPGAQPFTPQGIRSQFQHVFVVVNAINPCTENTHYKVAVSRSKDVEVFGPPIKEGAVFPKGKAFAEFLLAKVVNGENAAHRSEKFVTMATRTRQEYLKDLVAHYSTNTPVDTGQKFCSVSAIFSSKKKEKGRPRFIPDLCQRGAILWQVLLDDSGQGQQIECFLGISSDSFVLIEEQTRQIVFVTPCKSILGWSPQTNSLRIYHHQGECMTIHMRDTHGDTDELVEVTKRLEAVTIGLKAKEFSISRNIMGQLGFHVQPDGIVTLVENQGQAWQAGLRQNSRLVEICKVAVATLTYDQMVDLLKTSLTVTLTVIPPLPDGSPRKGCTLQNCKYNESHFEGDYDSVTNEEGKARRAPQMQQAVSGHHRRVYERSFSPPRSSNSSGYGTGSSSKSFHGQENRYHNNAVEGTMTSSSSGHSNDDKWYEIIQDLEPPPVPTKSSSSRSTPQHTNNTFPCSPKRINHHQNIQVAPTSHNHYTVQHNKIHFSNSLPIQHVNYQQPLSAALHGNTSDLDLTRDVYHSEKNNIVKQHNERMRQQDNHDYLQVTRPPKVAEFPVPGDYNRLNLNDNISNDSSISDRINLIGSEDELSTGSGNSPRTHRSGKQVNMANSTNCHQRNQSPRSLNGEAKLRPGVTSRSANRNSANLSSSTLQEELLRLINPDNIEPSEPAKVLKDTSKSHSSSLSIHKPSQQEVILTTARPATVISNASTTSSPLPSEFRVTKDETLPSPSKNKVGLPFPDSFPLSEDSDWPSLMDTATKVMMQVGNLPEEDKNPRHWDEDMIGISRIDQQLSSSFSSIPDQTKHVAELSRKVQTLERENRRLRDENRKVKEQAQAAVQQLRKFTEWFFKNVKRQ; this is translated from the exons ATGCCAACAGATTGCTGCAGTGTTTTTCATGTTGCGGTGCCACGACTTCGGATCACTGCACGCCGCTGGCACACGACCGATCAAGTCATCAAATGCGGCACTTATTCAGAACCATTAGGGCATCATTTCCAG CGTGATGGGATGATCGGATTGCAAGAGTGCGGACCTGCGCCGCCGAGGGCGCCTGTTACCACCCGAGAAAGAACTGCCCAAGCTGTGGAGTATTACAACACCCATGTGCACAG GGCTTGGGCAAACGCAGGTCTCTCAGCCTCCAGATCCTCCTTCAACGACAGGCACCACCACTATTCAGCTCCAAGGAGAGCGCACCAGCCCTCTTCGGACGCCCTTTGTCGCAGCAATTCGAGTTTAGAGTTGCTGGATCAGAACGGAAGACCCTTCAAGTCCAGCAGTCCTCCCCTCAGAAGGGAGTACGGCAGTCACGGGTCTATTGATGTCATTGACAGGCCTACAGGTGTTCAAG tcaaaaatgaatttttcgaaatgctacaagactaCCGACCTGCAGTGTTAGCAGGAACAGACCAGAGAAGTCCTGGGCCCTTTGAATATTTGGCAGGAAAAGTCGATTCTGAGGAACAACAGGACGGCAATGCTCATGGGGGGAGCTATCCCCAAAGCCCGAAACTGAGGTCCAAATTGGGAAGGTTTTGGAATAATAATGGGAATATTTCTGGGG GTGCTAATAGCAGTATGGTGAAATCCCAACGTCAAACCATGGATGACAGTATTGTCAGCACCTCCTCAAGCAGTGTCATCTTCTCCCAGGAGGCGGAGGAAATCTCCAGGAGGAGGGCTTTCGCCCATTACGACTGTCAGTCCTTGACCACCACACTGAACTATGCAGTTAGGTTAAGGAGGAATCATTTGGCAAAGAGAAGAAATACCACCACCGGTGCTTCTGCTGCTTCTATGATTATTAGATCATCAACACCGGATG ATGATGGTGGAGATGACAATGGCGACGGCCAATCGAACGACCTGGTGAAAAATTGCCGGTACTTCAGGAACGAAGTAGGAGGCGAAGAGGAGAGGATAGTGAGCCTATCCAGGCTTCAAAACGGCCACAAAAGCCATGGGAGGCCGCTGCATAAACCTCAATTAGCATACGGAGTTGCAATTCTGGAGTTTCCTCCAG GTGAAACCCACTGGAGGCACTCCACATGCCCCTATCAAAGATTCCCTAGACCCATAGAAAACGTGGACCAGGGGGCTTTGTATTACAGAAAGTACTTTGCCGGTCAAG ATCACCAGAACTGGTTTGGAACGGATGAGCAACTGGGGCCTGTGGCTATTTCGATTAAGCGCGAAAAAGTGATACATCCTGAGAACCAATTGACGACCACTTTGACGCAGTACCAGTACAG atTGGTGATTCGCACCTCTGAGCTGCAAACTCTCCGTGGAGCAGTGTTGGAAGATGCCATTCCTAATATTAAAGCCTCCAACCACCCCAAAACCCTGAATACCAAAGAAGTGCTCGAATATGTAGCCCCGGAAATTCAGCTCACGTCCCTCCGATTAGGGGTGCAAAGCCAGACTATTGTCGATCAGTTACTTAAGTTGGATGAGCAGGGGTTAACTAACCACTACAAG GTTGGGATAATGTACTGCAAGGCGGGGCAAAGTACTGAGGAGGAAATGTATAACAATCAGGAGGCAGGACCGGCTTTTACAGAGTTTCTAGAGACGATTGGGAAGAAGGTCAAGCTGCAAGGTTTCGAGAAATATAAGGCAGGACTGGATACCAAAG CTGACTCCACAGGTTTTTACTCGGTGTACGCCCAGTATCAGGACTGCGAAATCATGTTCCATGTCTCCACAATGCTCCCATTCACCCCCAACAACCGGCAACAACTTTTGAGGAAAAGGCACATTGGGAACGACATTGTCACCATAGTCTTTCAG GAACCTGGGGCGCAGCCTTTCACCCCTCAAGGCATTAGGTCGCAGTTCCAGCACGTATTTGTGGTGGTCAATGCGATCAATCCTTGCACAGAAAATACCCATTATAAGGTGGCAGTGTCCAGGTCCAAAGATGTGGAGGTCTTTGGGCCCCCAATCAAAGAGGGGGCAGTTTTTCCTAAGGGAAAAGCATTTGCCGAGTTTCTTCTGGCTAAA GTGGTTAATGGGGAGAATGCTGCTCACAGGTCGGAGAAATTTGTCACCATGGCCACCAGGACAAGGCAGGAGTATCTGAAGGATTTGGTCGCGCATTATTCCACCAACACTCCGGTCGATACGGGGCAGAAATTTT GTTCTGTTTCAGCCATATTCAGTAGTAAGAAAAAGGAGAAAGGACGTCCTAGATTCATACCAGACTTATGCCAAAGAGGAGCCATTTTATGGCAAGTATTGCTGGACGATAGTGGACAAGGGCAGCAGATCGAATGTTTTTTGG GCATCTCATCAGACTCGTTCGTTTTAATAGAGGAACAAACGAGacaaatagtttttgtaaCCCCCTGTAAGAGCATATTGGGGTGGTCACCCCAAACTAACAGTCTTAGGATTTACCACCACCAAGGGGAATGCATGACGATTCACATGAGGGACACTCATGGTGATACTGATGAGCTGGTGGAGGTAACGAAGAGATTGGAAGCTGTTACAATTGGACTTAAAGCCAAAGAATTTTCTATTAG tCGTAATATTATGGGTCAGTTGGGCTTCCACGTGCAGCCTGATGGCATTGTTACTTTAGTTGAAAATCAAGGGCAGGCCTGGCAGGCTGGTTTAAGGCAAAATTCTAGATTGGTAGAAATTTGCAAGGTTGCTGTGGCCACTTTGACCTACGACCAAATGGTCGACCTTCTCAAAACCTCGTTGACTGTAACTTTAACTGTGATACCTCCCCTTCCCGATGGGTCCCCAAGGAAGGGCTGCACTCTACAGAATTGTAAATATAATGAAAGTCACTTTGAAG GTGATTACGACAGTGTCACCAATGAAGAGGGAAAAGCTAGAAGAGCTCCGCAAATGCAACAGGCAGTTTCAGGGCATCATCGCAGGGTTTATGAGAGGAGCTTTTCACCTCCTAGGAGCAGCAACAGTTCTGGATATGGGACTGGAAGCAGCAGCAAATCCTTTCACGGCCAAGAGAATCGATATCATAACAATGCCGTAGAG GGGACAATGACTAGTTCTTCTAGCGGGCATTCCAATGACGATAAATGGTACGAAATTATACAGGACTTGGAGCCTCCTCCAGTACCCACGAAATCTAGCAGTTCTCGCAGCACTCCTCAGCACACAAACAACACTTTTCCATGCTCACCAAAGAGGATCAACCATCACCAG AATATTCAAGTGGCCCCTACTTCACATAATCATTACACCGTGCAGCACAACAAAATTCACTTCAGTAACAGTTTACCTATTCAGCATGTGAATTACCAGCAACCTTTGAGTGCTGCCCTGCACGGCAACACTAGTGATCTGGATCTGACCCGTGACGTGTATCACTCTGAGAAGAATAATATAGTGAAACAGCATAATGAGAGGATGAGGCAACAGGACAATCATGACTATTTACAG GTGACGAGGCCTCCGAAAGTGGCGGAATTCCCAGTTCCAGGAGACTACAACAGGCTTAACTTGAACGATAACATCTCGAATGATAGCTCTATTAGTGATCGAATTAACCTAATTGGGAGCGAAGATGAACTTTCAACTG GAAGCGGAAATTCACCCAGAACTCATCGATCTGGCAAGCAGGTGAACATGGCTAACTCCACGAACTGTCATCAAAGAAACCAAAGTCCCAGATCACTGAACGGCGAGGCTAAATTGAGGCCTGGCGTGACCTCGCGCTCTGCAAACAGAAATAGCGCTAATTTGTCCTCGAGTACTCTACAAGAGGAGCTTCTGAGGCTCATAAACCCTGACAATATTGAGCCTTCAGAACCCGCAAAGGTTCTTAAAGACACTTCCAAATCTCACTCAAG TTCTCTCTCCATCCATAAACCGAGCCAACAAGAAGTGATCCTAACAACAGCCAGACCTGCCACGGTTATTTCAAACGCCAGCACCACCTCAAGCCCTTTGCCCAGTGAATTTAGGGTGACCAAAGATGAAACTTTACCATCTCCCAGCAAAAACAAGGTGGGCCTGCCCTTCCCCGATTCATTCCCTTTAAGTGAGGACTCCGACTGGCCCAGTTTGATGGACACAGCCACCAAAGTAATGATGCAAGTAGGAAACTTGCCTGAAGAGGACAAGAATCCCAGGCATTGGGACGAGGACATGATTGGTATTAGCAGGATCGATCAGCAGCTTTCCAGCTCATTTTC GAGTATTCCAGATCAGACGAAGCACGTGGCAGAATTGAGCCGCAAGGTCCAGACTCTGGAACGGGAGAATCGTCGTTTGAGGGATGAGAACAGGAAGGTTAAAGAGCAGGCTCAGGCTGCAGTTCAGCAGTTGAGGAAGTTCACTGaatggttttttaaaaacgtgAAACGGCAGTGA
- the LOC136347923 gene encoding signal-induced proliferation-associated 1-like protein 1 isoform X5, with amino-acid sequence MPTDCCSVFHVAVPRLRITARRWHTTDQVIKCGTYSEPLGHHFQRDGMIGLQECGPAPPRAPVTTRERTAQAVEYYNTHVHRAWANAGLSASRSSFNDRHHHYSAPRRAHQPSSDALCRSNSSLELLDQNGRPFKSSSPPLRREYGSHGSIDVIDRPTGVQVKNEFFEMLQDYRPAVLAGTDQRSPGPFEYLAGKVDSEEQQDGNAHGGSYPQSPKLRSKLGRFWNNNGNISGGANSSMVKSQRQTMDDSIVSTSSSSVIFSQEAEEISRRRAFAHYDCQSLTTTLNYAVRLRRNHLAKRRNTTTGASAASMIIRSSTPDDDGGDDNGDGQSNDLVKNCRYFRNEVGGEEERIVSLSRLQNGHKSHGRPLHKPQLAYGVAILEFPPGETHWRHSTCPYQRFPRPIENVDQGALYYRKYFAGQDHQNWFGTDEQLGPVAISIKREKVIHPENQLTTTLTQYQYRLVIRTSELQTLRGAVLEDAIPNIKASNHPKTLNTKEVLEYVAPEIQLTSLRLGVQSQTIVDQLLKLDEQGLTNHYKVGIMYCKAGQSTEEEMYNNQEAGPAFTEFLETIGKKVKLQGFEKYKAGLDTKADSTGFYSVYAQYQDCEIMFHVSTMLPFTPNNRQQLLRKRHIGNDIVTIVFQEPGAQPFTPQGIRSQFQHVFVVVNAINPCTENTHYKVAVSRSKDVEVFGPPIKEGAVFPKGKAFAEFLLAKVVNGENAAHRSEKFVTMATRTRQEYLKDLVAHYSTNTPVDTGQKFSIFSSKKKEKGRPRFIPDLCQRGAILWQVLLDDSGQGQQIECFLGISSDSFVLIEEQTRQIVFVTPCKSILGWSPQTNSLRIYHHQGECMTIHMRDTHGDTDELVEVTKRLEAVTIGLKAKEFSISRNIMGQLGFHVQPDGIVTLVENQGQAWQAGLRQNSRLVEICKVAVATLTYDQMVDLLKTSLTVTLTVIPPLPDGSPRKGCTLQNCKYNESHFEGDYDSVTNEEGKARRAPQMQQAVSGHHRRVYERSFSPPRSSNSSGYGTGSSSKSFHGQENRYHNNAVEGTMTSSSSGHSNDDKWYEIIQDLEPPPVPTKSSSSRSTPQHTNNTFPCSPKRINHHQNIQVAPTSHNHYTVQHNKIHFSNSLPIQHVNYQQPLSAALHGNTSDLDLTRDVYHSEKNNIVKQHNERMRQQDNHDYLQVTRPPKVAEFPVPGDYNRLNLNDNISNDSSISDRINLIGSEDELSTGSGNSPRTHRSGKQVNMANSTNCHQRNQSPRSLNGEAKLRPGVTSRSANRNSANLSSSTLQEELLRLINPDNIEPSEPAKVLKDTSKSHSSSLSIHKPSQQEVILTTARPATVISNASTTSSPLPSEFRVTKDETLPSPSKNKVGLPFPDSFPLSEDSDWPSLMDTATKVMMQVGNLPEEDKNPRHWDEDMIGISRIDQQLSSSFSSIPDQTKHVAELSRKVQTLERENRRLRDENRKVKEQAQAAVQQLRKFTEWFFKNVKRQ; translated from the exons ATGCCAACAGATTGCTGCAGTGTTTTTCATGTTGCGGTGCCACGACTTCGGATCACTGCACGCCGCTGGCACACGACCGATCAAGTCATCAAATGCGGCACTTATTCAGAACCATTAGGGCATCATTTCCAG CGTGATGGGATGATCGGATTGCAAGAGTGCGGACCTGCGCCGCCGAGGGCGCCTGTTACCACCCGAGAAAGAACTGCCCAAGCTGTGGAGTATTACAACACCCATGTGCACAG GGCTTGGGCAAACGCAGGTCTCTCAGCCTCCAGATCCTCCTTCAACGACAGGCACCACCACTATTCAGCTCCAAGGAGAGCGCACCAGCCCTCTTCGGACGCCCTTTGTCGCAGCAATTCGAGTTTAGAGTTGCTGGATCAGAACGGAAGACCCTTCAAGTCCAGCAGTCCTCCCCTCAGAAGGGAGTACGGCAGTCACGGGTCTATTGATGTCATTGACAGGCCTACAGGTGTTCAAG tcaaaaatgaatttttcgaaatgctacaagactaCCGACCTGCAGTGTTAGCAGGAACAGACCAGAGAAGTCCTGGGCCCTTTGAATATTTGGCAGGAAAAGTCGATTCTGAGGAACAACAGGACGGCAATGCTCATGGGGGGAGCTATCCCCAAAGCCCGAAACTGAGGTCCAAATTGGGAAGGTTTTGGAATAATAATGGGAATATTTCTGGGG GTGCTAATAGCAGTATGGTGAAATCCCAACGTCAAACCATGGATGACAGTATTGTCAGCACCTCCTCAAGCAGTGTCATCTTCTCCCAGGAGGCGGAGGAAATCTCCAGGAGGAGGGCTTTCGCCCATTACGACTGTCAGTCCTTGACCACCACACTGAACTATGCAGTTAGGTTAAGGAGGAATCATTTGGCAAAGAGAAGAAATACCACCACCGGTGCTTCTGCTGCTTCTATGATTATTAGATCATCAACACCGGATG ATGATGGTGGAGATGACAATGGCGACGGCCAATCGAACGACCTGGTGAAAAATTGCCGGTACTTCAGGAACGAAGTAGGAGGCGAAGAGGAGAGGATAGTGAGCCTATCCAGGCTTCAAAACGGCCACAAAAGCCATGGGAGGCCGCTGCATAAACCTCAATTAGCATACGGAGTTGCAATTCTGGAGTTTCCTCCAG GTGAAACCCACTGGAGGCACTCCACATGCCCCTATCAAAGATTCCCTAGACCCATAGAAAACGTGGACCAGGGGGCTTTGTATTACAGAAAGTACTTTGCCGGTCAAG ATCACCAGAACTGGTTTGGAACGGATGAGCAACTGGGGCCTGTGGCTATTTCGATTAAGCGCGAAAAAGTGATACATCCTGAGAACCAATTGACGACCACTTTGACGCAGTACCAGTACAG atTGGTGATTCGCACCTCTGAGCTGCAAACTCTCCGTGGAGCAGTGTTGGAAGATGCCATTCCTAATATTAAAGCCTCCAACCACCCCAAAACCCTGAATACCAAAGAAGTGCTCGAATATGTAGCCCCGGAAATTCAGCTCACGTCCCTCCGATTAGGGGTGCAAAGCCAGACTATTGTCGATCAGTTACTTAAGTTGGATGAGCAGGGGTTAACTAACCACTACAAG GTTGGGATAATGTACTGCAAGGCGGGGCAAAGTACTGAGGAGGAAATGTATAACAATCAGGAGGCAGGACCGGCTTTTACAGAGTTTCTAGAGACGATTGGGAAGAAGGTCAAGCTGCAAGGTTTCGAGAAATATAAGGCAGGACTGGATACCAAAG CTGACTCCACAGGTTTTTACTCGGTGTACGCCCAGTATCAGGACTGCGAAATCATGTTCCATGTCTCCACAATGCTCCCATTCACCCCCAACAACCGGCAACAACTTTTGAGGAAAAGGCACATTGGGAACGACATTGTCACCATAGTCTTTCAG GAACCTGGGGCGCAGCCTTTCACCCCTCAAGGCATTAGGTCGCAGTTCCAGCACGTATTTGTGGTGGTCAATGCGATCAATCCTTGCACAGAAAATACCCATTATAAGGTGGCAGTGTCCAGGTCCAAAGATGTGGAGGTCTTTGGGCCCCCAATCAAAGAGGGGGCAGTTTTTCCTAAGGGAAAAGCATTTGCCGAGTTTCTTCTGGCTAAA GTGGTTAATGGGGAGAATGCTGCTCACAGGTCGGAGAAATTTGTCACCATGGCCACCAGGACAAGGCAGGAGTATCTGAAGGATTTGGTCGCGCATTATTCCACCAACACTCCGGTCGATACGGGGCAGAAATTTT CCATATTCAGTAGTAAGAAAAAGGAGAAAGGACGTCCTAGATTCATACCAGACTTATGCCAAAGAGGAGCCATTTTATGGCAAGTATTGCTGGACGATAGTGGACAAGGGCAGCAGATCGAATGTTTTTTGG GCATCTCATCAGACTCGTTCGTTTTAATAGAGGAACAAACGAGacaaatagtttttgtaaCCCCCTGTAAGAGCATATTGGGGTGGTCACCCCAAACTAACAGTCTTAGGATTTACCACCACCAAGGGGAATGCATGACGATTCACATGAGGGACACTCATGGTGATACTGATGAGCTGGTGGAGGTAACGAAGAGATTGGAAGCTGTTACAATTGGACTTAAAGCCAAAGAATTTTCTATTAG tCGTAATATTATGGGTCAGTTGGGCTTCCACGTGCAGCCTGATGGCATTGTTACTTTAGTTGAAAATCAAGGGCAGGCCTGGCAGGCTGGTTTAAGGCAAAATTCTAGATTGGTAGAAATTTGCAAGGTTGCTGTGGCCACTTTGACCTACGACCAAATGGTCGACCTTCTCAAAACCTCGTTGACTGTAACTTTAACTGTGATACCTCCCCTTCCCGATGGGTCCCCAAGGAAGGGCTGCACTCTACAGAATTGTAAATATAATGAAAGTCACTTTGAAG GTGATTACGACAGTGTCACCAATGAAGAGGGAAAAGCTAGAAGAGCTCCGCAAATGCAACAGGCAGTTTCAGGGCATCATCGCAGGGTTTATGAGAGGAGCTTTTCACCTCCTAGGAGCAGCAACAGTTCTGGATATGGGACTGGAAGCAGCAGCAAATCCTTTCACGGCCAAGAGAATCGATATCATAACAATGCCGTAGAG GGGACAATGACTAGTTCTTCTAGCGGGCATTCCAATGACGATAAATGGTACGAAATTATACAGGACTTGGAGCCTCCTCCAGTACCCACGAAATCTAGCAGTTCTCGCAGCACTCCTCAGCACACAAACAACACTTTTCCATGCTCACCAAAGAGGATCAACCATCACCAG AATATTCAAGTGGCCCCTACTTCACATAATCATTACACCGTGCAGCACAACAAAATTCACTTCAGTAACAGTTTACCTATTCAGCATGTGAATTACCAGCAACCTTTGAGTGCTGCCCTGCACGGCAACACTAGTGATCTGGATCTGACCCGTGACGTGTATCACTCTGAGAAGAATAATATAGTGAAACAGCATAATGAGAGGATGAGGCAACAGGACAATCATGACTATTTACAG GTGACGAGGCCTCCGAAAGTGGCGGAATTCCCAGTTCCAGGAGACTACAACAGGCTTAACTTGAACGATAACATCTCGAATGATAGCTCTATTAGTGATCGAATTAACCTAATTGGGAGCGAAGATGAACTTTCAACTG GAAGCGGAAATTCACCCAGAACTCATCGATCTGGCAAGCAGGTGAACATGGCTAACTCCACGAACTGTCATCAAAGAAACCAAAGTCCCAGATCACTGAACGGCGAGGCTAAATTGAGGCCTGGCGTGACCTCGCGCTCTGCAAACAGAAATAGCGCTAATTTGTCCTCGAGTACTCTACAAGAGGAGCTTCTGAGGCTCATAAACCCTGACAATATTGAGCCTTCAGAACCCGCAAAGGTTCTTAAAGACACTTCCAAATCTCACTCAAG TTCTCTCTCCATCCATAAACCGAGCCAACAAGAAGTGATCCTAACAACAGCCAGACCTGCCACGGTTATTTCAAACGCCAGCACCACCTCAAGCCCTTTGCCCAGTGAATTTAGGGTGACCAAAGATGAAACTTTACCATCTCCCAGCAAAAACAAGGTGGGCCTGCCCTTCCCCGATTCATTCCCTTTAAGTGAGGACTCCGACTGGCCCAGTTTGATGGACACAGCCACCAAAGTAATGATGCAAGTAGGAAACTTGCCTGAAGAGGACAAGAATCCCAGGCATTGGGACGAGGACATGATTGGTATTAGCAGGATCGATCAGCAGCTTTCCAGCTCATTTTC GAGTATTCCAGATCAGACGAAGCACGTGGCAGAATTGAGCCGCAAGGTCCAGACTCTGGAACGGGAGAATCGTCGTTTGAGGGATGAGAACAGGAAGGTTAAAGAGCAGGCTCAGGCTGCAGTTCAGCAGTTGAGGAAGTTCACTGaatggttttttaaaaacgtgAAACGGCAGTGA